The proteins below are encoded in one region of Pygocentrus nattereri isolate fPygNat1 chromosome 13, fPygNat1.pri, whole genome shotgun sequence:
- the LOC108412038 gene encoding alpha-tectorin-like, with product MNRTFPGFSASWVFVATWEKMEFEPDVGEVTFQVVLVSDVQGRTFILMNYGPIPAVDPEPWKAGLQTQENYQNFTIQVPLSGLTTSTNVGIPGRWAFQVSGATFAAFRLFFPVLPGAVRAVTYDGGNALVQLTQPFSYFGRDYTQLYLSMDGFLSFEPFNFDSYVPISNKDIIAPLWTDIDTYTRGNITYQQATSGPLIAQATAEIRQMYPRSDFTAAWVFVGTWEKVEFEPDWGEVTFQVILISDEDSDVSFILMNYGQIPNNPQVWMAGYQTEDNAHQFRIQAASTADLSRTSNVGRPGRWAFRVDACGILNCTANEVCSARSGVYGCACTSNSQRSNPNTFDVSESCVGTSRSVSLSRCQLFEAGFPVTVLHLNDPSCRGLAQNGRVTFRFDDNTCGSVLEVNSTHFIYKNSIQSFSSVGPRSVVSRDSWLNLNFSCVYPLIQSISAPMTFQAINSSISKNLPGALGTYQIRMVPYSDASFTSPFSGTVTLQVNQQVFVAVEVYGVDSQVFSTVLDNCWATPYNDPNYYIRWDLIMNECPNAKDGTVQVLQNGVSIFSHFSFRMFTFTGVNRSFYLHCKVHLCLLNGGQCALVSFRSPT from the exons ATGAACCGGACGTTCCCTGGCTTCTCTGCTTCCTGGGTCTTTGTGGCCACTTGGGAGAAGATGGAATTTGAGCCTGATGTGGGA GAGGTGACTTTCCAAGTAGTCTTGGTCTCAGATGTTCAAGGCCGCACTTTCATTCTGATGAACTATGGTCCCATTCCAGCTGTTGATCCAGAACCCTGGAAG GCTGGCCTCCAGACACAGGAGAactaccaaaatttcaccattCAGGTTCCCCTCAGTGGACTGACTACAAGTACTAATGTTGGAATACCTGGTCGCTGGGCTTTCCAAGTCTCCGGTGCAACATTTG CTGCATTCAGGCTGTTCTTCCCGGTTCTGCCTGGTGCTGTTCGTGCTGTTACCTATGATGGAGGTAATGCACTGGTCCAGCTCACCCAGCCATTCTCCTACTTTGGAAGAGACTACACACAATTATAT ctcAGCATGGATGGTTTCCTTTCTTTTGAGCCCTTCAACTTTGACAGCTATGTCCCAATTTCAAACAAGGATATCATCGCTCCACTGTGGACTGACATTGACACTTACACCAGGGGAAACATCACCTACCAACAAGCAACAAGTGGACCACTTATAGCACAAGCTACAGCAGAAATTAGACAGATGTACCCCAGGTCGGACTTCACTGCTGCCTGGGTGTTCGTTGGCACCTGGGAGAAGGTGGAATTTGAACCTGATTGGGGG GAGGTGACTTTCCAAGTAATCCTGATCTCTGATGAAGACAGTGACGTCTCCTTCATCCTGATGAACTACGGTCAAATTCCAAACAATCCACAAGTCTGGATG gCTGGCTATCAGACAGAGGACAACGCCCATCAGTTCAGGATTCAGGCGGCCAGTACCGCTGACCTGTCCAGAACTTCCAATGTTGGAAGGCCTGGCCGCTGGGCTTTCCGTGTAGATG cctgTGGTATTCTGAACTGCACTGCAAATGAAGTGTGCTCAGCAAGATCTGGAGTTTATGGCTGCGCCTGTACAAGTAACAGTCAGAGATCCAATCCTAACACTTTTG ATGTCTCTGAGAGTTGTGTTGGCACTAGTAGGTCAGTGTCCCTGTCTCGCTGCCAGCTCTTTGAAGCTGGATTTCCTGTAACCGTTCTCCATCTCAACGATCCCTCATGCAGGGGGCTGGCCCAGAACGGCAGAGTGACGTTCCGTTTTGACGACAATACTTGTGGCTCAGTCCTGGAG GTCAATTCAACACACTTCATCTACAAGAACTCCATTCAGTCATTCTCGAGTGTGGGACCAAGGAGTGTGGTCAGTCGTGACAGCTGGCTGAACCTTAACTTCTCCTGTGTGTACCCGCTCATCCAGAGCATCTCTGCGCCCATGACCTTCCAGGCTATCAATAG TTCGATCAGCAAGAACCTGCCGGGTGCATTGGGTACATACCAGATCCGCATGGTGCCCTACAGTGATGCTTCATTCACCAGTCCTTTCTCCGGTACTGTCACTCTTCAAGTGAACCAGCAGGTCTTCGTAGCTGTGGAGGTGTACGGAGTCGACAGTCAGGTGTTCTCCACTGTGCTGGACAACTGCTGGGCCACTCCCTACAATGATCCGAACTACTACATCCGCTGGGATCTGATCATGAACGA GTGTCCTAATGCTAAGGATGGCACAGTGCAGGTGTTGCAGAATGGAGTCTCGATATTCAGCCACTTCTCTTTCAGGATGTTCACCTTCACTGGCGTCAACAGAAGTTTCTACCTGCACTGCAA